The Octopus sinensis linkage group LG18, ASM634580v1, whole genome shotgun sequence genome segment TCAGTGAACAGGCAGAAGTTCATcaaggatcagttctcagccccctcttgtttatcatagtcctccaggccataacatgAGAATTCAATACAGGCTGCCCCTAGGAGCCTAGAAGCTGATaatttgttcttatagctgaatcactacctgacttagagaagaaatttcaggtgtggaagcaaggtctgaaATCAAAGGGTTTCAGAGTTTAAttttgcaaaaaccaaagtcttagcaaCTATGAAAACGGACAAATCACCAAGTCCTTTCAGGAAGGAAGAAGGACCGATTCAGTATGTAAGaagggtgttggtagaaactccatacattGTATCCAgtgcaagctttggacacataaaatgtatcacaggaaggttaacagagaaaaagGTCTACATTTGGCAGACTTttcttctcccattcattctccacatttaacAGACTTTCATTgtggcatttccaagcctctttctttgcaagtgtttgtgtgtggaaaatTGTACTAAAAATGCACAGACAATAGACTCCCTCAAATGCTTGTGGAGATCAtgagaagtagtagatagcttctgttactttggtgaccaaattagcagtggTAGAGGAAGTTCTGAAAGCGTAGCTACCAGCATAAAAATGGGCTCTGACTATGGAGggcatgtgaaggcttgaaagaaatgaacctAGCACGCTccgctggatgggtaatgtcagtgtgcatacatgagagAGTGTAAACGACTTAAGAGGGAAACTGGATACAAGAGGCATCTGATGTTGTTTGccagagagaagactgtgctggtttggtgatgtggtgtgtatggatgaggacagctgtgcaaagaagtgctgagctctaattgtggagggaacctgtggaaggggtagaccgaGGAAgaaatgggatgaagtggtgagaaaagatCTGATGCTGAGGAAATGAGAAGGGGCCAGGAGCTGCGGCAATTTGCTGTACATGAAAAGACTTGTCAAGTTAGGTAAAATAATGGTCGTCCATAGATATAGGCTTATCCTTTACAGGTGTTGGTACCACGTGAAATGCATTTGGGCTGTGTAAAAGAACCTATGCCAGTGGcctgtaaaaggcacccagcacactgtaaagtggttgactttAGGAAGAGCACCCAGACGGAGAAACCATGTCAGAAGAGACAATGGGAATCTGGAcagctcctttcaaactgtccgacctatgccagcagggaaaatggacttgaaatgatgacgacgacgatgatgatgcttacgagtgtgtgtatgtgtatgtattcaggtGAGGTTTATGGCTggaggatcatcatcattgttcgaccgtggtcgagacaatggaattttccatgctacgccagacttcatggtccatcatggcattacggaggtcttgttgctggatgcctgtatccctggagattacatcagggtaggagagtgtgcgccctctggcattgcgagtagatggcttccagaggagaagagtagaaattggcTGGAGGAAGCTGTACCAGAGCAGGCTCGTCTGACTCAggaaaacatggaaaagtagatggagagttgctgaagcatggaacaaactgctggcatcagttgttagttgtcggagcactgcatccttcaaaacttccatgcttcctgagattcgccaacactacacttgattttctcccctccatacacacacaagcatgtatctgacaaatacattgttcgctttccagacatttctacattactgcatgtactttatatgcactttcagataagttgtggtgcacctgagcactgtatacaattaatttcattattattattattttaaaaccttTTTAGATTTAtcgacataatacatacacacactcacacacacagacacacacacacgcacacgcgcgcgcacattaaCTGCGATTAcgatataagggaagtaactctccttCCCGCTAAAACATGTCGTCCTGCGACTTTCCCGCTTCGTCTGCGATTCATTCGGCTGTTAAAGAATTTCTCTCTGGTAAATATATTAAAGCAATAGAAGCATTAGATGTATTACAATTCCAGACCTTTGATATCTCCGAATGGGTGAGAGATAATAATGTGTTTCTGTTTCGGGCGGTGAGGGACGAATATGAAGAACACGGAGCAATTCAGCGGAAATTTGGAAAAGTTTTGAGAAGTTTTTGATGAAAATTCGCAGCAATTCTTGTGTTTATGACGACGCCAAACAATGCCAGATGTTAATTCTTGAGTGTGTTGTTCTCTATAACTTGTTATTCTTCCATACAACACGACAATTGGCTGCCACCAGCGACGTGTCTGGAATTTCTCTGCAAACTCAAAGATCTCATTTCGAAACCACTTTACAAAGAATTCTTCATTATAAAAACAATTCCAGTTCTTGTGAAGCGGTGTCAAGCGGGAAATCCAAGACTAGCAAACCATGTAAGTCAAATTCTGATTTTCCTTGGTTTTATTTCCAACCAGTCTTTTTCTTGTGTTATTGTCTTGCTCTttgcacagacagacaaacgattGTTGATATTTGCCATAGATTTCGAACAGAGGAATCAATAAATGAATCTGATTGGAAAATCTGTTTTGCTTCTCCAGTTCTTGTTGGCtttgaagaaaaattgaaaaattctcACCTTCTCTTACAAGAACTGGCTGTCGTTTTCAAAACGTTCAATTCTTGTCTCCCTCTTACCGAAACTAATTCTAGATCTGATGTTTCTCTCTCGCAGAACCCATATAAGCCACTTGTTACTTATATTAAGGCCCATTCCCTTTATACAAAGAATATGTTTGAAGCAGTCCTGCAACTTTTCCAGGAGGAAGACACGACCTACTACACTGACCTACAGTCCGTATTATTCCTCAATCTCCAGGCCTGTTGTTATTTCAAATTGGGCAATTGTTGGAGTGCCGTAGAAAGATTTCAAGCAGCTTTAAAACTcgacttttcttttcttgttcctTTATACAACGTTGCCGTTGTCTATCAACAACAGAAACACGTTCAGGCGGAATTGGACACTTTGAAGCATCTCACGTCTGCTTTAAATTCTACAACTTCCATTCAACACAACATCGTTCATTTGGGTGAAGACAATCAACTGAAACTAAGTCGGTCTTTAGACATGTACGGGGCACCCCTACGTCTACCTTATATCATGTATCTTACTTGCAGACGATGTCTCCAAGAGAACCATTTAGACGAAGCATCTGAACATTATCTTGATCTTTTAGGTTATTTCAGAGAGAACCATTTCCTTCAGCAGTCTGAGACATATATGCTATCCTGGCCTTTACCCAGCATCACAGAAATCCATCTGGAAGCAGCGTTTTGTATGTTAAAATCCGGAAAATACGACGAATGTGTTATCATTTGCGACTGGTTGTTATCTTGTGTGAATGGTGACAATTCTAAAGAATATCTTCACGCCAGTTCAATGATGTCTTCTCAATTGAATAGGTCTGATGAAGAAGAAGACTATTTTTTACTGAGAGGTTCCCAGTTCTCCAAAGATCGGAACTGTTCTATGACAAATTTTGGTAATTCTCCTGACCAGGACCATAGCAATGGCACTAACAATTCTTTATCTCATCTTGCAACCACATTACTTGCTTTACTGTACAAAGCTGATTCCCTGGCCCATATTGACCAACTGGACAATGCTTTACAAACTTTGCAACTTGCAACCCAAACTGTCCAAGAAAATCCTCATCTGTTAAGTAAAGTCTTACCTCTTCAGCAAACTTCAGAGAAATGTCAAAAAGGAGATAACAGCTCAGCCGTTCCATTTTTAGGTGATGCCACTGACGCCCTCACCCCATTCCTCTCTGTTGTTCAAGCTGTCTACAACAACACTGCAGTCCTACTTCAGAGCAGGCACCAGTACCAAGATGCTGTGCATTGCTTCCGCCTGGGTCTTCAGATTTCACCAAACAACCTTCTGCTTTCTTTCAACTGTGTCTTGACCCTGATTCGCTTGAAACAGTTTGAGAGTGCAGCTGACCTGTGGACAGCATATCGTGAGATGAAAGGTAGTAAAACAGCTTTGCATAAACTATTAAAAGCGAAAAGAACTCAGTTTGGAAGCTTCAAGGACCAAAAAGAGTCCCTGAAACCATCATCAAAATACACAGACGAACCatctttgtttgttgttttacaaCTGGACATTGCTATTTTGGAGAATGTTCTTAGAGCAAGAGACAAAGCACTTTAGATGCCAGGTTGGAAATATTGTTTGTTCCAATCCTTTGTGGAGATTAAAAATAACATGAGCTGAGATTTGGGGAGCAGAGTGAAAGGTATTGCTTAAGGCTTCACTCAAATTTCTGTGATCTACCATGGTTTTTCTGTTGAAAGACGATCCCAGGTCAAAAGAAAGGACACCGTACTTCTATGATGGATAAACTCTGGGAAATGGTCCAGCTACCAAACTGGTTGTTTCAGTGCCTGACTTGTGTGTCCCCTGCCACCATTGCtgctgaacagcaacaacaaaacccgACAAGTAAAATAATGGTCATCCATAGATATAGGCTTATCCTTTACGGGTGTTGGTACCACGTGAAATGCATTTGGGCTGTGTAAATGAACCTATGCTAGTGGcctgtaaaaggcacccagcacactctgtaaagtggttgactttaggaagagcacccagtcTTCCGCTGCCATTGCTGCTGAACAGCAAAAGCCGACTACTTTGTCTCCCCAAACCAGCCCTGTTGataaagaacaacagcaaaaactgAAGCCGCCCGTGTCTTCCTCCCCTGTCACtcttcaacagcagcaacaaaaattgGCCATTCATGCTGaagaacatcaacaaaaacagaaacttaAGCCCCCTGTGTCTTCCTCCCCTATTGCTCTTCGACAACAAAAATTGCTCATTCCAGCTGAAGTACATCAGCAGGAACAAAAGCCTACCATGCCCTCCTCTCCTGATACTTCTCAACTAGAGCAGAAGTCGGCCATCAGCACAGAAGTTGCAGAAATTAGACGAATGATTTCTGCTTTGAGTCGTGAAATTGCAGGAATCAGAACCAGTGTCTGTGCAACAACTCACAGCGAAGGGTCGTACCGGAGTGCCTTGCTCAGCAACTTACCTGTGGCTTGTACGGAACCTCAACGCATCGAGGGGGTTGCTGAACACTCATGAATTAATAGCCATCGGAGTGCCGGAAGATGTGGTAGATCTGCAGGCATTCATTGGAAACACAGCTAAGGATCTCAGCTGTGTCCCTCCACATTACACTCTAAATGGGTTACCACTCTGGAACTAGGCTATGCCTCTTACCAACGtaaattttttccctttcatcatctcaggttcaataaaataaataccagctatcTACTGAGGTTCATTCATGGATTTTGTTTTGGTCCTAAATTCATTCATAGCTGAGAAACAAAACATTTATCTCCCTTCCCACACAGGCGTTTGGAGACAAGGGAGACAAATCTGTCGTGCCTGTTCAGTCACGGTTTTCCGACGTTTAAAACGAATGAATTCAGGAAGTTTCGCATCGAATTAATGCAGCGCTTCATCGAAAATAGGGGAGAAGACCTTACATGTAGAAGCGTGCATTTGACAAAAATCAAAACCACGAGCTCTGTATGTGATCAACGACTTGCTAGAAGGAGCAATCAAATCTATTTTATTCTGAACTGTCATAAAATACAGAAGGAAGCATTGGATGGTATGATCGTAGATATAGTAACTAAAAagcagatgagatggtcatggctggaatgacttGAATCAAGTCATTTCTATGAGAGCTGACCTAAGGCTTACAACAGACTTTACAGGCAACCCCCTCATCCTACAACAAACAGCATTTGTAGCTggctgtgtgtgtggttgtcagtGTGAGCTTCACCATTCTCATGTGATCTGACAGTGAGGGTAACAACCCTTGTGGAAGTAAAACCAGTGATGCTTCTTATACCCGACTTTTGTCTCAGGAAGCTTATACCCTGACATTAcgcatccagtggatcatacgagcttcatttctttcaagccttcacatgtcctcagcattcacggcccatgtttcactgccatgaagcatggcagtttccACATATGCatcgtacagtctacctttcaccctgagcaagaggccctttgttaccagcagaggtaggagctagAGTAAGCCTAGTCTTACTCTGATCATTACACTCTTAGAgcaaccccccccccactacaAACTTAGTCGCCTAAccataaaagttaataaaatatttaatggctTCATTACACCTGgttctaaaatttatatattgacaTAGAATTGGGGATAGGAAAGGGAGCAGAACTAAAATAGGAACTGAACAGGGAATTGGATAGGACATGAAACAGTTTAATGGGAACAGGAACTGGAAATAACCCCTGTTTTTTCTGGGTATTACTGGGTAAtttagcttgtatatatatatatatatatatatatatatatatatatatattacttaagtggcacataaaaatccccttttgagcgttgggcctcggcagtgtggctgatgctggtttcatgtaaaaggcacccttcaagtgttgggcctcacagaagcaatgtggCCAAAGCCAGTGTTGTGTGAAGAGCACCCTTCGTGCACTGGTCATCATGGAGGTAATGACAAATGATTGAGGCCTttgacaatatgctgtgcttgagcaggtagacccatcaagccaattgACATACTGGTGTGatgcaactggcacctgtgctggtggcacatagaagcacccattacactcttggagtggttggcattaggaggggtaTCCAGCCACTTAGaccccatgccaaatcagactggaatctggtgcagcccatCATCTCAACAGTCcttgttaaaccgtccaacccatgccagcatggacaatggatggtgaatgatgatgacatataattgaataagttgtcgagaaggaacattttttgTAATTCCTGCAGTTGTTTCCCATTAACAGAGTTCTCCAAGTGCACAGGTATTTGGTTACGTAA includes the following:
- the LOC115221305 gene encoding uncharacterized protein LOC115221305; amino-acid sequence: MSSCDFPASSAIHSAVKEFLSARQLAATSDVSGISLQTQRSHFETTLQRILHYKNNSSSCEAVSSGKSKTSKPCKSNSDFPWFYFQPVFFLCYCLALCTDRQTIVDICHRFRTEESINESDWKICFASPVLVGFEEKLKNSHLLLQELAVVFKTFNSCLPLTETNSRSDVSLSQNPYKPLVTYIKAHSLYTKNMFEAVLQLFQEEDTTYYTDLQSVLFLNLQACCYFKLGNCWSAVERFQAALKLDFSFLVPLYNVAVVYQQQKHVQAELDTLKHLTSALNSTTSIQHNIVHLGEDNQLKLSRSLDMYGAPLRLPYIMYLTCRRCLQENHLDEASEHYLDLLGYFRENHFLQQSETYMLSWPLPSITEIHLEAAFCMLKSGKYDECVIICDWLLSCVNGDNSKEYLHASSMMSSQLNRSDEEEDYFLLRGSQFSKDRNCSMTNFGNSPDQDHSNGTNNSLSHLATTLLALLYKADSLAHIDQLDNALQTLQLATQTVQENPHLLSKVLPLQQTSEKCQKGDNSSAVPFLGDATDALTPFLSVVQAVYNNTAVLLQSRHQYQDAVHCFRLGLQISPNNLLLSFNCVLTLIRLKQFESAADLWTAYREMKGSKTALHKLLKAKRTQFGSFKDQKESLKPSSKYTDEPSLFVVLQLDIAILENVLRARDKAL